The proteins below come from a single Synechococcus sp. WH 8101 genomic window:
- a CDS encoding c-type cytochrome: protein MRLLLSFALALLCGLVSPLSASAADAALGAKVFSANCAACHAGGGNIVNGERTLKQADLQNYLAQYSNGHESAIVAQVTYGRNAMPAFIDTLTETQISDVAAYVEEQASKGWS from the coding sequence ATGCGCCTGCTTCTCTCCTTTGCCCTTGCTCTGCTCTGTGGTTTGGTGTCGCCACTGAGCGCCTCCGCTGCGGATGCCGCCCTGGGAGCGAAGGTGTTTTCCGCCAACTGTGCCGCCTGCCATGCCGGTGGGGGCAATATCGTCAACGGCGAGCGCACCTTGAAGCAGGCCGATCTGCAGAACTATCTGGCCCAGTATTCCAATGGTCATGAGAGCGCGATCGTCGCCCAGGTGACCTACGGCCGCAACGCCATGCCGGCATTCATCGATACGCTCACCGAAACTCAGATTTCTGATGTGGCGGCCTATGTGGAAGAGCAGGCCAGCAAGGGCTGGAGCTGA
- a CDS encoding monovalent cation/H(+) antiporter subunit G codes for MHAWLHPLSLILLSLGLLMWFWGTWPLLQQRSLLVKLHRLSVADTLGSALMLAGLWLRRADLWPLLLLALIGLMLWNTIFGYVLASSSQTPRSR; via the coding sequence ATGCACGCCTGGCTCCATCCCCTCAGCCTGATCCTGCTCAGCCTCGGCCTGCTGATGTGGTTCTGGGGCACCTGGCCCCTGCTGCAGCAGCGCAGCCTGCTGGTGAAGCTGCATCGCCTCTCGGTGGCCGACACACTCGGCTCGGCCCTGATGCTCGCGGGGCTGTGGCTGCGCCGTGCCGATCTCTGGCCCCTGCTGCTGCTGGCGCTGATCGGCCTGATGCTTTGGAACACGATCTTCGGCTACGTGCTCGCCAGCTCCTCCCAGACCCCCCGAAGCCGATGA
- a CDS encoding HupE/UreJ family protein — MKFSRCSGAFRGIGLLGGSALLLLSLAGPALAHHPFGMAEGAELNAWQGLVSGIGHPLLGPDHLLFLLAIGFIGLGRPVAWVLPLLGTGLLGAALTQVVPLSADLVPFAEVLVSLSLAIEGLIALGSLPSALLLPVMGLHGYLLGGMIVGAEPTPLFAYFLGLFLGQGALLLAVCLGSRRWIAAIGENGRRLAAGIWIGIGAAFAWTALVA; from the coding sequence TTGAAGTTTTCCCGCTGTTCCGGTGCCTTTCGTGGCATCGGTTTGCTCGGTGGCAGCGCCCTGTTGCTGCTGAGCCTGGCCGGCCCCGCCCTCGCCCATCACCCCTTCGGCATGGCTGAGGGGGCCGAGCTCAATGCCTGGCAGGGACTGGTGAGCGGTATCGGCCACCCCCTGCTGGGTCCCGACCATCTGCTCTTCCTGCTGGCGATCGGTTTCATCGGCCTGGGGCGTCCCGTGGCCTGGGTGTTGCCGTTGCTGGGCACTGGGTTGCTGGGGGCGGCCCTCACCCAGGTGGTGCCCCTGTCGGCCGACCTGGTGCCGTTCGCGGAAGTGCTGGTGTCGCTGAGCCTGGCGATCGAAGGCCTGATCGCCCTTGGCAGCCTGCCCAGCGCCCTGTTGCTGCCGGTGATGGGCCTGCATGGCTATCTGCTCGGTGGCATGATCGTGGGGGCCGAACCCACGCCGCTGTTCGCCTATTTCCTCGGACTGTTTCTCGGTCAGGGAGCTCTGCTGCTCGCCGTGTGCCTTGGCTCAAGGCGCTGGATCGCCGCGATCGGTGAGAACGGTCGACGTCTAGCTGCCGGCATCTGGATCGGCATTGGCGCCGCCTTCGCCTGGACGGCCCTGGTGGCCTGA
- a CDS encoding cation:proton antiporter subunit C, which translates to MAAIRLLELLILLTALIGFCGLLLRKNLIQKVLAMDVLGSAVVALFVLLAARTGLRSPILPTGGQPLTQALLQNADPIPQAVILTAIVIGLSIQALLLVVISRLSAVDPCLEPESFEE; encoded by the coding sequence ATGGCTGCGATCCGGCTCCTGGAACTGTTGATTTTGCTCACGGCCCTCATCGGCTTCTGCGGGCTGCTGCTGCGCAAAAACCTGATCCAGAAAGTGCTGGCGATGGATGTGCTCGGCAGCGCCGTGGTTGCCCTGTTTGTGCTGCTGGCCGCCCGCACCGGGCTGCGCAGTCCGATCCTGCCCACGGGCGGCCAACCCCTCACCCAGGCCCTGCTGCAGAACGCCGACCCGATTCCCCAGGCGGTGATCCTCACGGCCATCGTGATCGGCCTCTCGATTCAGGCCCTGTTGCTGGTGGTGATCAGCCGCCTGTCGGCTGTGGATCCCTGCCTGGAACCGGAGAGCTTTGAAGAATGA
- a CDS encoding proton-conducting transporter membrane subunit — MSPLALPITALLGPYLAAFLNALLPSLGRPLLLACSLSCAGLGLKAILSGSPQLLTWLGPLGVQLAIDPLAGWFLLLDGLVFCAVLLDGWSRPQRASQLTLMLVLLGGLGGAAVVSDLISLYVTLEVISIAAFLLILSETDTNLWIGLRYLLIGNTAMTLYLVGAALLYAQTESFGLSEASALPLCAGHVFLLIGLFTKGGLFLNGFWLPATHAAAAAPISALLSGSVVTAGVIPLVRFSLLNEALALRIGAVGLASALLGVIAGLICTDVKRLLAWSTLSQMGLLVLMPASAGLFGLAHGLAKAALFLSCRQLPTRALAHWNLAHCRPDQRLAFWLAPLSLAGLPPLIGALAKTGTPSLAGPWLAPLLSLIAILAIAVYARLWSRGETTPAPGDLTQATASDARCWSAGVVLLLALLWLPLLRPASLTPLLMPTKWLWLGANLAAGLLLHQLLQSQRQGPTDAPCTAPPFVLERLEHLIGGLGLMGSGLLLSLPGGWPR, encoded by the coding sequence ATGAGCCCACTCGCTCTCCCCATCACTGCCCTGCTGGGCCCCTATCTGGCCGCCTTTCTCAATGCCCTGCTGCCCTCCCTCGGACGGCCCTTGTTGCTCGCCTGCAGCCTGAGCTGTGCCGGGCTTGGCCTGAAGGCGATCCTCAGCGGCAGCCCGCAGCTGCTGACCTGGCTCGGCCCCCTCGGAGTGCAGCTGGCCATCGACCCTCTGGCGGGTTGGTTTCTGCTTCTGGATGGCCTGGTGTTTTGCGCCGTGTTGCTCGATGGCTGGAGCCGACCGCAACGGGCCAGCCAACTCACCCTGATGCTCGTGCTGCTGGGAGGTTTGGGCGGGGCCGCGGTGGTGAGCGATCTGATCAGCCTTTACGTGACCCTGGAGGTGATCAGCATCGCCGCCTTTCTGCTGATCCTCTCCGAGACCGACACCAACCTCTGGATCGGCCTGCGCTATCTGCTGATCGGCAACACCGCCATGACTCTGTACTTGGTGGGTGCTGCCTTGCTCTATGCCCAGACAGAAAGCTTCGGCCTCAGCGAGGCCTCAGCGCTGCCTCTCTGCGCGGGCCATGTGTTCCTGCTGATCGGCCTCTTCACCAAAGGCGGCCTCTTCCTGAATGGGTTCTGGCTGCCCGCCACCCATGCGGCAGCCGCAGCACCGATCTCGGCCCTGCTCTCAGGCTCGGTCGTGACCGCCGGGGTGATCCCCCTGGTGCGCTTCAGCCTCCTCAATGAAGCGCTGGCCCTGCGCATCGGCGCGGTGGGACTGGCCAGTGCGCTGCTGGGCGTGATCGCCGGCCTGATCTGCACCGATGTGAAGCGGTTGCTGGCCTGGAGCACCCTGTCGCAGATGGGATTGCTGGTGTTGATGCCCGCCAGCGCCGGCCTCTTCGGCCTGGCCCATGGACTGGCCAAGGCCGCGCTCTTTCTCAGTTGCCGCCAACTGCCCACCCGGGCACTGGCCCACTGGAACCTCGCGCACTGCCGCCCGGATCAGCGCCTCGCCTTCTGGCTGGCCCCCCTCTCCCTCGCCGGCCTGCCGCCCCTGATCGGTGCCCTAGCCAAAACCGGCACTCCCTCCCTCGCCGGCCCCTGGCTCGCCCCCCTGCTCAGCTTGATCGCGATTCTGGCGATCGCGGTGTACGCCCGTCTCTGGAGCCGAGGCGAAACAACGCCTGCACCTGGGGATCTGACCCAAGCGACCGCCTCAGACGCCCGGTGCTGGTCGGCGGGAGTGGTGCTGCTGCTGGCGTTGTTGTGGCTGCCCCTGCTTCGGCCCGCCTCCCTCACCCCCCTGCTGATGCCCACCAAGTGGCTCTGGCTCGGCGCGAACCTGGCGGCAGGCCTGCTGCTCCATCAGCTGCTGCAGTCACAACGCCAAGGTCCAACCGACGCTCCCTGCACCGCGCCTCCCTTTGTGCTCGAACGCCTAGAACACCTGATCGGAGGGCTGGGCTTGATGGGCAGCGGCCTGCTCCTGAGCCTGCCGGGAGGGTGGCCGCGATGA
- a CDS encoding c-type cytochrome — protein sequence MRVLFGAALALLIGLLSPMAAFAADAAHGAQVFSANCAACHIGGGNVVNAERTLKQADLDAYLSGYGEGHEAAIAAQVTKGKNAMPSFLGKLSDTDIADVAAYVEQQAGNGWS from the coding sequence ATGCGTGTTCTGTTCGGTGCCGCCCTGGCCCTTTTGATCGGCCTCCTGTCACCCATGGCCGCCTTTGCGGCGGATGCTGCCCATGGTGCTCAGGTGTTCTCCGCCAACTGTGCGGCCTGCCATATCGGTGGCGGCAACGTGGTGAACGCGGAGCGCACCCTGAAGCAGGCCGATCTGGATGCCTACCTCAGCGGCTATGGCGAAGGTCACGAAGCGGCGATTGCCGCCCAGGTGACCAAAGGCAAAAACGCGATGCCCTCCTTCCTTGGCAAGCTGAGCGACACCGACATTGCCGATGTGGCGGCCTATGTGGAACAGCAGGCAGGCAACGGCTGGAGCTGA
- a CDS encoding iron uptake porin produces the protein MNFFQHLLVAPAALGLLAPLAVDATKPATAAELNARPLNIRGVSDYASSSEQVTSITQFSDVYPTDWAYQALSNLIERYGCVAGYPNGTYRGQRAMTRFEAAALLNACLDRVTEVTDELKRLMKEFEKELAILKGRVDGLEAKVGELEATQFSTTTKLEGQTTFVVGANSFGGNAKGNLDEPNATRANKDYGATTFNYDQQLIFNTSFTGKDNLIAVLRAGNFDDGTNAFGGGGPSPLSQLEVAFQEGDTPNFVVIDKLFYTFPLGDNIVLTAGGSVGQEDMLGIWPSVYPSSTVLDVLTLNGAPAAYNKNLGAGAGITWNTNGFSVTANYVAANGNSSNPNEGGIATNGSGGTGTVQIGYQSDTWGLAALYSSIQNGNDIIVYGTTFALESFTNKGTTSAFALSGYWQPEESGWIPSISAGWGINSTSYNGSVYNDPSVDASRLVTTSQSWSVGLDWTDVFIRGNNAGMAVGQPVFATALESGDTPRDGNYVWEWWYQFQVTDNISITPALFYLSRPYGQDTPAGDTFNQFGGLVKTQFLF, from the coding sequence ATGAACTTCTTCCAGCACCTGCTGGTGGCGCCTGCGGCCCTGGGCCTGCTGGCTCCACTGGCTGTTGACGCCACCAAGCCCGCGACTGCCGCTGAGCTGAACGCAAGACCGCTAAACATCCGTGGCGTTTCCGACTACGCCAGCTCCAGCGAGCAGGTCACCAGCATCACCCAGTTCTCGGATGTGTATCCGACCGACTGGGCCTACCAGGCTCTGAGCAACCTGATCGAGCGCTACGGCTGCGTTGCCGGTTACCCCAACGGCACTTACCGCGGTCAGCGCGCCATGACCCGCTTTGAAGCGGCCGCCCTGCTGAACGCCTGTCTCGACCGCGTCACCGAAGTGACCGACGAGCTCAAGCGCCTGATGAAGGAATTCGAGAAGGAGCTCGCCATCCTCAAGGGCCGCGTGGATGGCCTCGAAGCCAAAGTGGGCGAGCTTGAAGCAACTCAGTTCTCCACCACCACCAAGCTGGAAGGGCAGACCACCTTTGTAGTGGGTGCCAACAGCTTTGGGGGGAATGCCAAGGGAAACCTGGATGAACCCAATGCCACCCGAGCGAACAAGGACTACGGAGCCACCACCTTCAACTACGACCAGCAGCTGATCTTCAACACCAGCTTCACCGGCAAAGACAACCTGATCGCCGTGCTGCGTGCCGGCAACTTCGATGATGGCACCAATGCCTTCGGCGGCGGTGGTCCGAGCCCACTCTCCCAGCTCGAAGTCGCCTTCCAGGAAGGAGACACGCCGAATTTTGTCGTAATCGACAAGCTTTTCTACACCTTTCCTCTCGGTGACAACATCGTGCTGACAGCTGGCGGCAGCGTTGGCCAGGAAGACATGCTCGGCATCTGGCCCAGCGTGTATCCCAGCAGCACCGTGCTCGATGTGCTCACCCTCAACGGGGCGCCAGCGGCCTACAACAAAAACCTGGGGGCAGGCGCCGGCATCACCTGGAACACCAACGGCTTCAGCGTTACCGCCAACTATGTGGCCGCCAACGGCAACAGCAGCAACCCCAACGAAGGCGGCATCGCCACCAACGGATCGGGCGGAACCGGCACCGTGCAGATCGGCTACCAGAGCGACACCTGGGGACTGGCCGCTCTCTATTCGTCGATCCAGAACGGGAACGACATCATTGTGTACGGCACCACCTTTGCTCTGGAGAGCTTCACCAACAAAGGCACCACCTCAGCCTTTGCCCTCAGTGGCTACTGGCAACCGGAAGAAAGCGGCTGGATCCCCTCCATCAGCGCCGGCTGGGGCATCAACTCCACCTCCTACAACGGCAGCGTTTACAACGATCCGAGTGTGGATGCCAGCCGCTTGGTCACCACCAGCCAATCCTGGAGTGTGGGCCTCGACTGGACCGACGTCTTCATCCGAGGCAACAACGCCGGCATGGCTGTCGGCCAACCGGTGTTCGCAACTGCGCTGGAATCCGGGGACACACCACGGGACGGCAATTATGTGTGGGAGTGGTGGTATCAGTTCCAGGTGACGGACAACATCAGCATCACTCCCGCCCTCTTCTACCTCTCTCGTCCTTACGGTCAGGACACACCTGCTGGCGACACGTTCAACCAGTTCGGTGGCTTGGTGAAAACCCAGTTCCTGTTCTGA
- a CDS encoding hydrogenase subunit MbhD domain-containing protein, which produces MNALLSLQGQLDVLLPITALLPLCALLLVSQSSPWQSLMLRGILGSLSTLLYALLGAVDVALTEALVGTLLSTTLYAVAMRSSMTLRLDDRRQQAGSEDEELLQWISPLNLRLRLMTSADIISGQTRVRHGWLEEGRTLVLTRAALARRLRNTPGFERWQALGGSLRLQEDPAA; this is translated from the coding sequence ATGAATGCCTTGCTCAGCCTGCAGGGACAGCTGGATGTGCTGCTGCCGATCACGGCCCTGCTTCCCCTCTGCGCCCTGCTGTTGGTGAGTCAGTCGAGCCCCTGGCAGAGCCTGATGCTGCGCGGCATCCTCGGCTCCCTCTCCACCCTGCTTTACGCCCTGCTCGGCGCCGTGGATGTGGCCCTCACCGAAGCCCTGGTGGGCACCTTGCTCTCTACCACCCTCTACGCGGTGGCGATGCGTTCCTCCATGACCCTGCGCCTCGATGACCGGCGCCAGCAAGCCGGCAGCGAAGACGAGGAGCTGCTGCAGTGGATCAGCCCCCTGAACCTCCGGCTCCGGCTGATGACCAGCGCCGACATCATCAGCGGCCAGACCAGGGTGCGCCACGGCTGGCTCGAAGAGGGCCGCACCCTGGTGCTCACCCGGGCCGCCCTGGCACGACGCCTGCGAAACACACCGGGATTCGAACGCTGGCAGGCCCTTGGCGGCAGCCTCCGCCTCCAGGAGGACCCAGCAGCATGA
- a CDS encoding permease yields MAPLSTAWAIFQGLLLEALPFLLLGVAISGLARWLLPQTGWIRLLPRQPFLAPVVGALMGFALPACECGNVPIARRLIASGAPLGTGFGFLFAAPVLNPIVIASTWAAFPDQPWLLIARPCGAFLIALALTFVLRPVPEHALLTDALLEERRLCQPLAQVGLLERRSGMLGASAIEAPLPAPAPARLAPADLLAHSSREFLDLLSLLVVGCAIAASVQTFLPRSWLLAVGEAPTLSILALMLMAVVISVCSSVDAFLALGFAAQVTPGALLAFLLLGPVVDLKLAGLFTVVLKPRAIAITAVAAAMVVLLMGQWVNGLLL; encoded by the coding sequence ATGGCTCCCCTCTCCACAGCCTGGGCGATCTTTCAGGGCCTGTTGCTGGAGGCCCTGCCCTTTCTGTTGCTCGGTGTGGCCATCTCCGGTCTGGCGCGTTGGCTGCTGCCCCAGACCGGTTGGATCCGTCTGTTGCCACGCCAGCCCTTCCTGGCCCCCGTGGTGGGCGCCCTGATGGGGTTTGCCCTGCCCGCCTGTGAGTGCGGCAACGTGCCGATTGCCCGGCGTCTGATCGCCAGTGGTGCGCCCCTCGGCACCGGCTTCGGCTTTCTCTTCGCCGCGCCGGTGCTCAACCCGATCGTGATCGCCAGCACCTGGGCGGCGTTTCCCGATCAACCCTGGCTACTGATCGCCCGGCCTTGCGGTGCCTTTCTGATCGCCCTGGCGCTCACCTTCGTGTTGCGGCCTGTTCCCGAGCACGCCCTGCTCACCGATGCTCTCCTGGAGGAGCGGCGTCTGTGCCAGCCTCTCGCCCAGGTGGGCCTGTTGGAGCGCCGCAGCGGCATGCTCGGCGCCTCTGCCATCGAGGCACCCCTGCCGGCACCGGCACCGGCCCGGCTGGCGCCTGCGGATCTGCTCGCCCACAGCAGCCGTGAGTTCCTCGATCTGCTCAGCCTGTTGGTTGTGGGTTGCGCAATCGCTGCCAGCGTGCAGACCTTTCTACCCCGCAGCTGGCTTCTGGCCGTGGGGGAGGCGCCAACGCTCTCGATCCTCGCCCTGATGCTGATGGCGGTGGTGATTTCGGTCTGCTCCAGTGTGGATGCCTTCCTGGCCCTGGGCTTTGCGGCCCAGGTCACGCCTGGTGCCCTGCTCGCCTTTCTGCTCCTGGGGCCGGTGGTGGATCTCAAGCTCGCTGGCTTGTTCACGGTGGTGCTCAAGCCCCGGGCGATTGCGATCACAGCGGTGGCGGCGGCGATGGTGGTGCTGCTGATGGGGCAATGGGTCAATGGGCTGCTGCTGTGA
- a CDS encoding Na+/H+ antiporter subunit E: protein MTWLLSCLFRLLLWCLLTGDRSGLNLLIGAIVAVLLPQRRGRSDLLSLLRALVQAIAAIPHAYAEAFRLMLAPAETEQWLERPSSGTRTAAAIFLEVFAITLTPFTLVLGVSAGPDGPTYRIHQLQPSSGLEEREP from the coding sequence ATGACCTGGTTGCTCAGCTGCCTCTTCCGCCTGCTGCTCTGGTGCCTGCTCACCGGCGATCGCTCCGGCCTGAACCTGCTCATCGGCGCGATCGTGGCCGTGTTGTTACCCCAACGGCGCGGACGCAGCGATCTGCTGTCGTTGCTGCGGGCGCTGGTTCAGGCGATCGCGGCCATCCCCCACGCCTATGCCGAAGCCTTTCGGCTGATGCTGGCGCCGGCGGAAACGGAACAGTGGCTGGAGCGACCCTCAAGCGGCACCCGCACCGCAGCAGCGATCTTTCTTGAGGTGTTTGCGATCACGCTCACGCCCTTCACCCTGGTGCTCGGGGTCAGCGCCGGGCCCGATGGCCCCACCTACCGCATCCATCAGCTGCAGCCGAGCAGCGGCCTTGAGGAGCGCGAACCATGA
- a CDS encoding Na(+)/H(+) antiporter subunit B gives MNWIWIYLLAAIALFAAPLQSALPSVDGITTSIETIRQQTGVPNLVSGVILQTRLFDTVAEVVVFTLAASGVRQVLSGEPQRLRVRGMVDAPSRVLCEVGSTVAALIAVELALRGHLSPGGGFAAGVAGGTAIGLLLISGGAERYEGLYRRWRADWLEKVAVVVFILIAAASLAGVELPQGRFGALFSGGWIPLLNALVAIKVTLGSWAMIQRLVRHRGLL, from the coding sequence ATGAACTGGATCTGGATCTATCTGTTGGCAGCGATCGCCCTGTTCGCGGCCCCCCTGCAGAGCGCACTGCCTTCGGTGGATGGCATCACCACCAGCATCGAAACGATCCGGCAACAGACCGGGGTGCCCAATCTCGTGTCGGGGGTGATCCTGCAGACCCGCCTGTTCGACACGGTGGCGGAGGTGGTGGTGTTCACCCTGGCCGCCAGCGGCGTGCGCCAGGTGCTGAGCGGTGAACCCCAGCGCCTGAGGGTGCGCGGCATGGTGGATGCGCCATCCCGGGTGCTCTGCGAAGTGGGATCCACCGTGGCCGCCCTGATCGCCGTCGAACTGGCCCTGCGTGGTCACCTCAGCCCCGGCGGCGGTTTCGCGGCGGGCGTGGCGGGCGGCACCGCGATCGGCCTGTTGTTGATCAGCGGCGGCGCCGAGCGCTACGAAGGCTTGTATCGCCGTTGGCGGGCCGATTGGCTCGAAAAAGTTGCCGTGGTGGTGTTCATCCTGATCGCCGCGGCCTCCCTGGCCGGGGTCGAGCTGCCCCAGGGGCGTTTCGGTGCCCTGTTCAGCGGCGGCTGGATCCCGCTGCTCAACGCCCTGGTGGCCATCAAGGTGACCCTCGGCTCCTGGGCGATGATTCAGCGATTGGTGCGGCACCGCGGCTTGCTTTAA
- a CDS encoding TIGR03943 family protein: MGQWAAAVRVLAAMLPSLLLALWGWLLFWSSWSGRLSLLLREAFHPLVSLAGALLLLLAVLWWLPLGWRRPPALRLRASGAVPWHWVLSAGAAAAVLAFPPAPSFSDLAATRPTALPDGPVLIFHLPPEQRSLTEWVRLLRSQPDPALHDGAPVRISGFVLERAGQPPQLARLLVRCCLADATPAGLDVAWPGGVAPAVNQWLEIDGTMTVKSVAGRQRPVVVPERITPIPRPERPLEP, from the coding sequence ATGGGTCAATGGGCTGCTGCTGTGAGGGTGCTGGCGGCGATGCTTCCCTCCCTGCTGCTGGCGCTCTGGGGCTGGTTGTTGTTCTGGAGTAGTTGGTCCGGCCGTTTGTCGTTGCTTCTGCGCGAAGCCTTCCATCCCCTGGTGAGCCTGGCTGGAGCTCTGCTGCTTCTCCTCGCTGTGCTCTGGTGGCTGCCCCTGGGGTGGCGCCGCCCGCCGGCCCTGCGCCTGCGCGCCAGTGGAGCGGTGCCCTGGCACTGGGTGTTGAGTGCTGGTGCGGCAGCTGCCGTGCTGGCGTTTCCACCGGCCCCCTCCTTCAGTGATCTGGCGGCCACCCGGCCCACGGCCCTGCCCGACGGACCGGTCTTGATCTTTCATCTGCCCCCGGAGCAGCGCAGCCTCACCGAATGGGTGCGTCTGTTGCGCAGTCAGCCCGACCCTGCCCTGCATGACGGGGCACCGGTGCGCATCAGTGGATTCGTGCTGGAGCGTGCCGGTCAGCCGCCCCAGCTGGCGCGCTTGCTGGTGCGCTGTTGTCTGGCTGATGCGACGCCGGCCGGGCTGGATGTGGCCTGGCCAGGTGGGGTGGCACCAGCGGTGAATCAGTGGTTGGAGATTGACGGCACCATGACCGTGAAGAGCGTGGCGGGTCGACAGCGACCGGTGGTGGTGCCGGAGCGGATCACGCCGATCCCGCGACCGGAGCGGCCCCTGGAGCCATGA
- a CDS encoding HupE/UreJ family protein, with protein sequence MVFTPNRRLLLPVGLTAALVATLASPSAQAHGEASGGLLAGVAHPLLGLDHLVMLVAVGTVAAALSTRLLLWALAGALLGAAIGFAGVTVPAAEILASLAIAAVGLVLMAPARLAAVAGPLVAGGIAIHAMLHGLEAPRDQGSLLWWTGALLASALVVGVTTVLMQRLPAPLLRRAGAVFVVLGGGLLFLPVAISA encoded by the coding sequence ATGGTTTTCACCCCCAACCGCCGACTGCTCCTGCCGGTCGGACTGACAGCCGCCCTGGTGGCCACGCTTGCGTCCCCCTCCGCCCAGGCCCACGGCGAGGCTTCCGGTGGCTTGCTCGCCGGTGTTGCCCACCCGCTGCTCGGACTCGATCACCTGGTGATGCTGGTGGCGGTCGGCACCGTTGCGGCGGCTCTCTCCACGCGCCTGTTGCTCTGGGCCCTGGCTGGTGCCCTGCTGGGTGCTGCGATCGGCTTCGCTGGTGTGACAGTTCCCGCTGCTGAAATCCTCGCCTCCCTGGCGATCGCTGCGGTGGGGCTGGTGCTGATGGCGCCCGCCCGTCTGGCGGCTGTGGCTGGTCCGTTGGTGGCTGGTGGCATCGCGATCCACGCCATGCTTCACGGCCTGGAAGCCCCCCGCGATCAGGGCAGCCTGCTCTGGTGGACCGGTGCCCTGCTGGCTTCTGCCCTGGTAGTGGGTGTGACCACCGTGTTAATGCAACGCCTTCCCGCCCCCCTGCTGCGTCGTGCCGGTGCGGTGTTTGTGGTGCTGGGCGGTGGCTTGCTGTTCTTGCCGGTAGCGATCAGCGCTTGA
- a CDS encoding metal ABC transporter solute-binding protein, Zn/Mn family: MALRQARVLVTNGLGMEAFLDKLVASAGNSELVVIDSSRGIATIDSPEEHDHDKDHDHEHGHSHGEVNPHIWLDPLRAVQQVETIRDGLIKADPSCAEGYTRNAAAYTAELRALDDAFASQLKPYQGKTFITFHDFAPYFAQRYKLKADFLVDVPELSPSPADLQRLSAVVQRQQIKVLLSEPQEHQRSYRALAKDLGVAISVFDPLGTGSEVSAREPDTYFVVMRRNVADLIKAFGG, from the coding sequence GTGGCGCTGCGCCAGGCCCGGGTGCTGGTGACCAACGGCCTGGGGATGGAAGCCTTTCTCGACAAACTGGTGGCGTCAGCCGGCAACAGCGAGCTGGTGGTGATTGATTCCAGTCGCGGCATTGCCACCATCGACTCCCCTGAGGAGCACGACCACGACAAGGACCACGACCATGAGCACGGCCACAGCCATGGGGAGGTGAATCCCCACATCTGGCTGGATCCGCTGCGGGCTGTGCAGCAGGTGGAAACGATCCGCGATGGCCTGATCAAGGCCGACCCCAGCTGCGCTGAGGGATACACGCGCAATGCAGCGGCCTACACCGCAGAGCTGCGGGCGCTGGACGACGCATTTGCCAGCCAACTGAAGCCCTACCAAGGCAAAACCTTCATTACCTTCCACGATTTCGCCCCTTACTTCGCCCAGCGCTACAAGCTCAAGGCCGATTTTCTGGTGGATGTGCCGGAGTTGAGCCCGAGCCCCGCTGATCTGCAGCGGCTGTCGGCGGTCGTGCAGCGTCAGCAGATCAAGGTGTTGCTGTCCGAGCCCCAGGAGCACCAGCGCTCCTATCGAGCCCTGGCGAAGGATCTGGGAGTTGCCATCAGTGTGTTTGATCCCCTGGGCACCGGTTCCGAAGTGTCCGCCCGTGAGCCGGACACCTATTTTGTGGTGATGCGGCGCAACGTGGCCGATCTGATCAAGGCGTTCGGTGGTTAA
- a CDS encoding metal ABC transporter ATP-binding protein codes for MTQPVLQVHDLSVERSGRLAVEGVTFALAPESDTALVGPNGAGKSTLVAALLGLLPRRSGAVEILGQPLGPDGQLPRAVRSQIAYMPQTLALQGRFPLTVAEFVAYGFDPPGIRLPWAQRRRRQAAVEQALQRTGCVDLGLRLLSELSGGQLKRVLLAFCVVRPRQLLVLDEAQAGLDAPSNEQFQQLLFDLRRQEGWTVLQVSHDLDMVRRSCDQVLCLNRRLRCSGSPDHALSPERLNELYGPNMITYRHQHHG; via the coding sequence ATGACCCAACCGGTCCTGCAGGTGCACGATCTCAGCGTCGAGCGCAGTGGGCGTTTGGCGGTGGAGGGCGTCACTTTCGCCCTTGCCCCGGAAAGCGACACCGCCCTGGTGGGGCCCAATGGTGCGGGCAAAAGCACCCTGGTGGCGGCCTTGCTGGGACTGCTGCCACGGCGATCCGGTGCCGTGGAGATCCTCGGGCAGCCGTTGGGCCCCGATGGGCAGCTGCCACGGGCCGTGCGGTCCCAGATCGCTTACATGCCCCAGACCCTGGCTCTGCAAGGGCGTTTCCCGCTCACGGTGGCGGAGTTCGTTGCGTACGGATTTGATCCCCCTGGCATTCGGCTGCCATGGGCGCAGCGCCGCAGGCGCCAGGCTGCGGTGGAGCAGGCCCTGCAGCGCACCGGTTGCGTGGATCTGGGCCTGCGCCTGCTCAGTGAGCTCTCAGGCGGTCAGCTGAAGCGGGTGTTGCTGGCGTTCTGTGTGGTGCGCCCCCGTCAGTTGTTGGTGTTGGATGAAGCCCAGGCGGGTCTGGATGCGCCCTCCAATGAGCAGTTCCAACAGCTGCTGTTCGACCTGCGCCGGCAGGAGGGCTGGACAGTGCTGCAGGTCTCCCACGATCTCGACATGGTGCGCCGCAGCTGCGATCAGGTGCTCTGCCTGAATCGGCGTTTGCGCTGCAGCGGCAGCCCCGATCACGCCCTCAGCCCGGAGCGGCTCAATGAGCTCTACGGCCCCAACATGATCACTTACCGCCATCAGCACCATGGCTGA